The sequence CCCGCCCTTCTTTTGACCGAGACCGCGCTGCGTGCTTACGGTGCGAGGCGATCCTGATCGCGTGGGAACAGAGTGACTTCGCGCAGGTTCGTCTGCCCGGTGAGCTGCATCAGCAGGCGCTCCAGGCCCATGCCAAATCCGCCGTGCGGAGGCATACCGTACTTGAAGGCCTGCAGGTAGCCGCTGATCTGCTCCGCCTTGATGCCCCACTTGGCTGCGTTCTCCAGCAGCTGTTCGTAACGATGGATGCGCTGCCCGCCCGTGACCACCTCGCAGCCGCGGAACAGCAGGTCAAAGCTCTTGGTCAGGGTGGGCTCTTGCTCGTCGGGCAAGGCGTAGAAAGGCCGCTTGGCGGTCGGGTAGTGTGTCACGAACAGGAACTCTGAACCCAGTTCCTTCGCTGCGTATTCGCACAGCCAGGCTTCATGCTGCGGCGCCAAATCCGGCTCACCCCGGCAATCCTCTTTGTACCGCTCAAGGATGATCCGCTGTGCATCGGGCATACGGATGGACGGAATCGACTCGCCGATTGCGGGCACCTTCAGCTTGAGCAGAGCTACCTCTTTCGCACACCCCTCCGTCACCCGCGTGAACATGTGACGCAGCACGCCGGTCAGCATCTTCATGACGTCAGTGTGATCATCGACAAAGCCCATCTCCAGATCCATACTGACGTACTCATTCGTGTGCCGCGCCGTGTTGTGCTTTTCGGCCCGAAAGACGGGCCCGATTTCGAACACGCGCTCGAAAACACCCACCATGATCTGCTTGTAGAACTGGGGACTCTGTGCCAGGTAAGCAGGTCGCCCGAAATAGTCCAACACAAACACGTTCGCTCCGCTCTCGGTAGCTGAGCCAACGATCTTGGGCGTCTGGATCTCCACAAACCCTTGCTCATTCAGGTATTCGCGGTAGCCGGTCATCAGCTCGGCCGAAATGCGGAAGAGGGCCCGTTTCTGCAGGTTGCGCAACCCGATGGGTGCATAGTCCAGGAAGGTATCCAGACCTGGTTTGAATTCCTTCTTGTTAATCTCAAACGGCAACGGCTCCAGCACCGGTGACAGCACCTCGATGCGGCAGTCGTGCATCTCCGCCCCCACAGCGGCCCGTGGCTCTGCCGTGATCAGCCCCTCCACGTCAAGCACCGACTCGAATTGCAGCCCGCGCAGCTTGGCTATCTCATTGGCATTGTCCAGTACCGCCTGGAACGTTCCCGCTCCGTCGCGCAGAACGAGAAAGCCAAATTGCCCCATATCGCGCCAGCTATGCATCCAGCCGCAGAGATGGACTCTCTCCCCGATATGGGCGGGAGCATCAAGGGTACGGATTCTCACAGTAGAGCTCCTTTCACTCGTGCACGACCACCAGCGTGCCATTGGTAGGATCATAGACCTGGCTCGCTCCGGCCGGCAGCACCGGATCGGTCCAGTAGAACAGCCATTTGGAGTCAGGCACGGTCAGGTTCACACAGCCATGACTGCGCCGCGTGCCGAAATCATTATGCCAGTACGCCCCGTGCAGCCCGTACCCGAGATAGAAGTATTGTATGTAGGGTACGTCCGGCTGCACATAGCCAGGACCAACCATCGTCTGTGACAGAAGTTTATGGTAGACGCGATACCGCCCGAGGACCGTCGGCGTGCGCGTGGTCCCCGTGGACACCCGGGTGCGAAAGACCTCTACCTCGCCCTCCCAGGCAACGAGACTTTGAGTGGAGATGTCTACCTCGATCCACTTGGCGCCGCGGGCCGGCGTGGGTGTCTCAGTTGGCGTTGCCGTCTCGGTGGGCGTTGCTGTTTCCGTCGGCGTGGACGTCTCGGTAGGAGTAGAGGTCTGTGTCGGCGTCGAGGTGGCGGTGCTGGTTAGAGTCGAGGTAGGCGTAGGCGTAGCCGTGCTCGTCGGCGTAGCGGTGGGTGTCAGTGTCTGAGTGGCAGTAGCCGTTGCGGTTGCCGTAGCCGTTGGCGTCGGAGTCGGCGGAAAGACGAGGTCAGTCAGCTGCTCCCGGTAATTCAATGCTAGAACTGCGCCAGCGACGATCCCGGTGAGCAAGAGAAGAAAGGCCAGCACCCTGAAAATCCTAGAGGACCTGCTGCTGCCCGGCGTGGAACCCCTCGCCACCGCAGCTCGGTCCTGAGCCCAGGCCAGGCCAGCTTGAGCACGCTTGTTACGCGGGTTCAGCTTGAGCACTTGTCGCAGGTAGCGCAGAGACTGCTGTGGGTCCTCGGCAATCCCCGCCAACCAGAGCAATGCCTCTTCGTTGTGCGGGTCTAGCCGCAGCACCTCTTCCAGGTGGCGGCGAGCCTGCACCCAGTCGCCTTTCCTGGCAACGGACTGACCGAGTTCGAGCAGATTCTGGACCTGGCTGGTAGTCATTCTCTTCTTTGCTTTGCCGTCTGTCCCCGGGTCTACCGTTCTGCCATGCCTTGTGGCGAGAGCCCGGGCTATGGCACAATGGTGACGATTATACCACGCGCTGTTGGCTGGCACAACCCTTTTCGCCACGGCTGTTGGCTTGTGGCAGACTCTATGGTATCATTCCCCCAAGCCGACCGCACTTCTCCCAAGGAGGACTCGCTTATGAAAGCAGTCGTGATGGCTGGCGGTGAGGGTTCGCGCCTGCGCCCACTGACGATCCACCGACCCAAGCCCATGGTTCCCATGGTCAACAAGCCGGTGATCGTTCACATTCTGGATCTGTTGAAACGGCACGGGATCACCAGCGTAGTGCTCACGCTGCAGTACATGGCGGACGTAGTGCAGGATTACCTCGGCGACGGTTCCTCGATGGGCATGGAGATCAACTACTCTATCGAGGAGGTGCCCCTGGGTACGGCCGGGAGCGTGAAGAACGCCCAGAAGTACCTGGATGAGCCGTTCATCGTGATCAGCGGCGACGCCGTCACTGACTTTGACCTCAAGGCCATCACCGACTTTCATTCTTCCAGGGGCGCCAAGGCTACCCTCACGCTGTATCACGTACCCAACCCCCTGGAGTACGGTGTGGTGATCACTGGTCCTGACGGGCGCATCCTAGAGTTCCAGGAAAAGCCAAGCTGGGGCCAGGTGATCTCGGACACGGTGAACACGGGCATCTATGTGCTCGAGCCGGAGGTGCTTGACCTCTTCGAGGCGGGCAAGTCCTTTGATTTCAGCAAGGACCTCTTCCCAATCCTGCTCAACAACGGCGACCCCCTCTATGGCTATGTGTCCGGCGGCTACTGGTGCGACGTGGGCAACATACAGGAGTACATCCGCGCCAGCAGTGATGTACTCGAGAGCCGCGTCCATCTTGAGCCAATTGGCAAAGAGAGCGTTGGTGGTGTTTGGACTGGCGAGGGAGTAGAGATCGCTCCCGATGCCCAGCTCTATGGCCCCATCTATCTCGGCGACGGGGTCAAAATCAAAGGCGGGGTCGTCGTTCGCGGGCCGACGGTGATCCGCCCCTACACCATCGTCGACAACCGGGCTCAGGTCGATCGAAGCATCATCTGGCGCAACTCGTACATCGGCGAAGGTGCCGAGCTGCGAGGAGCCATTGTCGGCCGGCAATGCAACATCAAGAGCAATGCCGTGATCTTTGAGGGTGCGGTCGTTGGTGATACCAGCACCATCGGCGAGAGAGCGGTCATCCATCCCAACGTCAAGATCTGGCCAGACAAGCTGGTTGAGGCGGGAGCAACGGTCAAGTCCAGCATCATCTGGGGTTCCCAGGGCCGCCGCGTCCTGTTTGGCCGTTATGGCATCACCGGACAGGTGAACGTTGACCTCACGCCCGAGTTCGCGACCAAGCTCGGCGCGGCATTCGGTGCTTCCTTGCCCAAGGGAAGTATCGTTACCATCAATCGTGACCCGCATCGCAGCCCCCGCATGCTCAAACGTGCCCTGATCAGCGGCCTGCCCAGTGCCGGCGTCCACGTCCGCGACCTGCGCAGCGTGCCGATCCCGGTGGCGCGCTATATCACACGCAAGATCGGCGCCAGTGGCGGTTTGCATGTGCGCTTGTCCCCCCACGACGCTCGCACCGTCGACATCAAGTTCATGGACCGCCGCGGCCTCAACCTCAGCAAAGATGCCGAGCGGAATATCGAGCGGGTCTTTTTCCGCGAGGATTTCCGCCGCGTCTATCTCGACGAGATTGGCACCATCGACTACCAGCCGGACGTGATCGAAACCTACACGGCCGACTTTTTGGCCAAACTGAATACTCAGGCTATCCAGGCAGCGCGCTTCTCTATCGTGGTGGACTATGCCAATGCTCCTTCGTCGCTGGTGCTCCCATGCATCCTGCGCGACCTCGGTGTGCGGGTCGTAGAGTTGAACGCAGGCCTCGATGAATCCAGGATGTCGATCCCGCCGCAAGAGTTCCAGCAGTCGCTGGACCAACTGGCGACCATTTGCTCGGCGCTGCGCACCAACCTCGGAGCGCGGCTTGACGTCGGCGGCGAAAAGCTCTTTCTGGTCGATGACCGCGGCAAAATCGTGCCAAGCGGATTGGCCACGATGGCCCTCGCGACTCTGGCGCTGCGTGCTTCTGGCGGTGGCATCGCCGCCGTTCCGGTCACTGTCTCCAGGACGATGGAGGGCGTCGCCAGCCAGTATGGCGGCACGGTCATTCGCACCAAGACCGATATGCACGATGTTATGGAAGCAGCGACCCGCGAGGGTGTGGTGATTGCGGCAGACGGAATGGACAACTATGCCTTTCCGCAGTTTCAGCCTGCCGCTGATGGCATGATGGCCCTGGCCAAACTGCTCGAATGCCTGGCCACGCAGAAAACCAGCCTGTCGCAGATCACGGATGCCCTGCCTCCACAGCATATGGCGGTGCGAGTAGTACCCTGTCCCTGGGAGGCCAAGGGTATGGTTATGAGGCTGCTTCACGAGCGCTACAAGGGCGACCTAGATGCACAGATAGACGGGGTCAAGGTCATCCTTGGCAATGACTGGGTGCTGGTACTTCCGGACCCTGATCAGCCGCTGTTCAGGGTCTATGCCGAATCGGATACCCAGCTCGCTGCCGATGACCTGGCCGGCAAGTACGCCCGCATCGTAGAGAGCCTGCAGAAGTAGGGCCAGGGTCCACCATGCATCCGGTGTTTCTGCGCTGGGGTTCTCACGCTGTCTACTGGTACTCGGCACTGATCTGGCTGGGTCTGGTTTCGGCCCTGGTCTATGCCCTCTGGCAGGCACCGCGAGCCGGCTTGGACCGTTCGCGCCTCCTCGATGCGGCCCTGTGCCTGCTGGCCGGCGGTTTGCTTGGTGCCCGTGCCGCCTACGTCATTCCCAACTGGGCTGACTACGGCGGCCGGCCAGAGGCCCTGCTCGGGTTCTGGGGCGGCGGCTATTCGTTTCAGGGCGGCCTTTTCGGAGGCGCGC comes from Chloroflexi bacterium ADurb.Bin180 and encodes:
- the asnS_1 gene encoding Asparagine--tRNA ligase, giving the protein MRIRTLDAPAHIGERVHLCGWMHSWRDMGQFGFLVLRDGAGTFQAVLDNANEIAKLRGLQFESVLDVEGLITAEPRAAVGAEMHDCRIEVLSPVLEPLPFEINKKEFKPGLDTFLDYAPIGLRNLQKRALFRISAELMTGYREYLNEQGFVEIQTPKIVGSATESGANVFVLDYFGRPAYLAQSPQFYKQIMVGVFERVFEIGPVFRAEKHNTARHTNEYVSMDLEMGFVDDHTDVMKMLTGVLRHMFTRVTEGCAKEVALLKLKVPAIGESIPSIRMPDAQRIILERYKEDCRGEPDLAPQHEAWLCEYAAKELGSEFLFVTHYPTAKRPFYALPDEQEPTLTKSFDLLFRGCEVVTGGQRIHRYEQLLENAAKWGIKAEQISGYLQAFKYGMPPHGGFGMGLERLLMQLTGQTNLREVTLFPRDQDRLAP
- the yciB_1 gene encoding putative L,D-transpeptidase YciB precursor; amino-acid sequence: MTTSQVQNLLELGQSVARKGDWVQARRHLEEVLRLDPHNEEALLWLAGIAEDPQQSLRYLRQVLKLNPRNKRAQAGLAWAQDRAAVARGSTPGSSRSSRIFRVLAFLLLLTGIVAGAVLALNYREQLTDLVFPPTPTPTATATATATATQTLTPTATPTSTATPTPTSTLTSTATSTPTQTSTPTETSTPTETATPTETATPTETPTPARGAKWIEVDISTQSLVAWEGEVEVFRTRVSTGTTRTPTVLGRYRVYHKLLSQTMVGPGYVQPDVPYIQYFYLGYGLHGAYWHNDFGTRRSHGCVNLTVPDSKWLFYWTDPVLPAGASQVYDPTNGTLVVVHE
- the hddC_2 gene encoding D-glycero-alpha-D-manno-heptose 1-phosphate guanylyltransferase gives rise to the protein MKAVVMAGGEGSRLRPLTIHRPKPMVPMVNKPVIVHILDLLKRHGITSVVLTLQYMADVVQDYLGDGSSMGMEINYSIEEVPLGTAGSVKNAQKYLDEPFIVISGDAVTDFDLKAITDFHSSRGAKATLTLYHVPNPLEYGVVITGPDGRILEFQEKPSWGQVISDTVNTGIYVLEPEVLDLFEAGKSFDFSKDLFPILLNNGDPLYGYVSGGYWCDVGNIQEYIRASSDVLESRVHLEPIGKESVGGVWTGEGVEIAPDAQLYGPIYLGDGVKIKGGVVVRGPTVIRPYTIVDNRAQVDRSIIWRNSYIGEGAELRGAIVGRQCNIKSNAVIFEGAVVGDTSTIGERAVIHPNVKIWPDKLVEAGATVKSSIIWGSQGRRVLFGRYGITGQVNVDLTPEFATKLGAAFGASLPKGSIVTINRDPHRSPRMLKRALISGLPSAGVHVRDLRSVPIPVARYITRKIGASGGLHVRLSPHDARTVDIKFMDRRGLNLSKDAERNIERVFFREDFRRVYLDEIGTIDYQPDVIETYTADFLAKLNTQAIQAARFSIVVDYANAPSSLVLPCILRDLGVRVVELNAGLDESRMSIPPQEFQQSLDQLATICSALRTNLGARLDVGGEKLFLVDDRGKIVPSGLATMALATLALRASGGGIAAVPVTVSRTMEGVASQYGGTVIRTKTDMHDVMEAATREGVVIAADGMDNYAFPQFQPAADGMMALAKLLECLATQKTSLSQITDALPPQHMAVRVVPCPWEAKGMVMRLLHERYKGDLDAQIDGVKVILGNDWVLVLPDPDQPLFRVYAESDTQLAADDLAGKYARIVESLQK